A single window of Archangium gephyra DNA harbors:
- a CDS encoding LysR family transcriptional regulator has translation MHAIYEKDLDLNLLRVFVVVAEAGSVTEAANRLYLTQPAVSAALRRLTSAVGTPLFVRAGRGLALTTRGQRLFATARPHLQALVEAAVAPASFDAKTSERTVRIGLSDVNETWLLPPLLRLLAEEAPHMKLIVVPVQFRTIAEALSSSAVDLAVTVADELPAGTQRLELFSGGFVCLFDPRHARLGRTLTLERYLAHEHVIVSYNGDLRGIVEDMLGIQRRVRVSVPTFQSIGALVEGSALLATVPAVVARELTSVRPNLRTAPPPMTLGSAPMELLWRSTVEDDEAIRFMRELIVRVAKTVQGPASSRRGQASVTARE, from the coding sequence ATGCACGCCATCTATGAAAAGGATCTCGACCTCAACCTGCTACGGGTGTTCGTGGTGGTGGCGGAGGCGGGCAGCGTCACCGAGGCGGCGAACCGCCTCTACCTCACACAACCGGCGGTGAGCGCGGCGCTGAGGCGGCTCACGTCGGCGGTGGGGACACCCCTCTTCGTCCGGGCGGGACGAGGGCTCGCGCTCACGACGCGGGGACAACGCCTGTTCGCCACGGCGCGGCCGCACCTGCAGGCGCTCGTCGAGGCCGCCGTCGCTCCGGCGTCGTTCGACGCGAAGACGAGCGAGCGCACCGTGAGGATTGGCCTCTCGGACGTGAACGAGACCTGGCTGCTCCCGCCACTCCTCCGGCTGCTCGCCGAGGAGGCGCCGCACATGAAGCTCATCGTGGTGCCGGTGCAGTTCCGCACCATCGCCGAGGCCCTGAGCTCCTCGGCGGTGGACCTCGCGGTGACGGTGGCCGACGAATTGCCCGCGGGCACGCAGCGCCTCGAGCTGTTCTCGGGAGGCTTCGTGTGTCTCTTCGACCCGCGGCACGCCCGGCTGGGAAGAACCCTGACGCTGGAGCGCTATCTCGCGCACGAGCACGTCATCGTCTCGTACAACGGAGACCTGCGAGGCATCGTCGAGGACATGCTCGGCATCCAGCGGCGCGTGCGGGTGTCGGTGCCGACGTTCCAAAGCATCGGTGCGCTCGTGGAGGGCAGCGCCCTGCTCGCCACGGTGCCCGCCGTGGTCGCACGGGAGCTCACCTCGGTGCGCCCGAACCTCCGCACGGCACCGCCGCCCATGACGCTGGGAAGCGCACCGATGGAGCTGCTCTGGCGGAGCACCGTCGAGGACGACGAGGCCATCCGCTTTATGCGCGAGCTGATAGTGCGCGTGGCGAAGACGGTGCAGGGCCCGGCCAGCTCGAGGAGGGGCCAGGCGTCCGTGACCGCCCGCGAGTGA
- a CDS encoding aldo/keto reductase, producing MGTHDSKQTQRTVKLGSTGPEVFPLGLGCMGMSGMYGATDDAESIRTIQTAIDRGVTLIDTGDFYGMGHNELLVAKAIAGRREKVQLSVKFGALRGPDGSWGGMDTRPAAVKNFVAYSLKRLGVDVIDIYRPARLDPSVPIEDTIGAIAELVKAGYVRHIGLSEVGVETIRRAHRVHPIVDLQIEYSLASRSPEAEIFPALAELGISATLYGVFSRGLLTGSKPKGPGDYRAYLPRFTGSNGEKNEDVVGALQRFARERNMTPGQLSVAWVLARQPAFVPVVGAKNVAQLEDSLGALTRTLSKADLAALDSIVTISGERYGAEQMKHLDSERHSHP from the coding sequence ATGGGCACGCACGATTCGAAGCAGACGCAGCGCACGGTGAAGCTGGGCTCCACGGGCCCCGAGGTATTCCCGCTGGGACTCGGCTGCATGGGAATGTCTGGCATGTACGGCGCCACCGATGACGCCGAGAGCATCCGCACCATCCAGACGGCCATCGATCGCGGTGTCACGCTGATCGACACCGGTGACTTCTACGGCATGGGCCACAACGAGCTGCTCGTGGCCAAGGCCATCGCCGGCCGCCGGGAGAAGGTCCAGCTCTCCGTGAAGTTCGGCGCGCTCCGCGGACCGGATGGCAGCTGGGGCGGAATGGACACGCGCCCCGCCGCCGTGAAGAACTTCGTCGCCTACAGCCTCAAGCGCCTGGGCGTGGACGTCATCGACATCTACCGTCCCGCCCGGCTCGACCCCTCCGTCCCCATCGAGGACACCATCGGCGCCATCGCGGAGCTCGTGAAGGCCGGCTACGTGCGCCACATCGGCCTCTCCGAGGTCGGCGTCGAGACCATCCGCCGCGCCCACCGCGTCCACCCCATCGTCGATCTGCAGATCGAATACTCGCTCGCCAGCCGCAGCCCCGAGGCGGAGATCTTCCCCGCGCTCGCCGAGCTCGGCATCAGCGCCACCCTCTACGGCGTCTTCTCGCGCGGCCTCCTCACCGGCAGCAAGCCCAAGGGCCCGGGGGACTACCGTGCGTATCTGCCTCGCTTCACCGGCTCGAATGGGGAGAAGAACGAGGATGTCGTGGGGGCGCTCCAGCGTTTCGCCCGGGAGCGGAACATGACGCCCGGACAGCTCTCCGTCGCCTGGGTGCTCGCGCGCCAACCCGCCTTCGTTCCCGTCGTCGGTGCCAAGAACGTCGCGCAGCTCGAGGACTCGCTCGGCGCGCTGACCCGGACTTTGTCGAAGGCGGACCTCGCGGCCCTCGACTCCATCGTGACCATCTCCGGCGAGCGGTATGGCGCGGAGCAGATGAAGCACCTCGACAGCGAACGGCATTCGCACCCGTAA
- a CDS encoding myxosortase-dependent M36 family metallopeptidase, with the protein MRRLVATLSGLALVLSGSGAAARSLPNYDALQDVKPTGRSFKPVEEPGARVAHQDERTGSPTFVWVNKGSAPARRSAPFARMAPQEAALAQLSEHASLYGLSSFESAGARVRSVSQNGQGVKVVTLTQEAAGLEVFRQSLRLMLNRSNDLVAVSGSLSKHVSADVPASRVRFQLTASEAISLAYRDLTGSGLDKNLLTPVDTKRETGRYAYYGLASYARPLAEQLVSPARVKQVLYSLPDGLVPAYYVELNTGRPDSQESDYYAYVVSAADGRLLMRNNLTSDAEFSYRVFADNTPPYTPHDGPAGSGATPHPTGTPNGFRPAFVPPSLVTLQNAPFSQNDPWLPESATETVGNNVDAYADLTSPDFYNAGDLRPSLTAPGVFDRTMRFDIQPNADAEQIAAATTSLFYLNNWLHDWFYDSGFDEASGNAQTDNYGRGGEGGDAIHAQAQDYSGLNNANMATPADGESPRMQMYLFSGRDARVTVNAPESIAQVIAAGIAAFGPQVFDVTGDVVAALDGVGTSTDACTALSNAAEVAGKIALVDRGACDFTVKVMNAQSAGATGVIVVDNAEGYIANMTGSSTTITIPTLRLTKAEGKVLRDATGVNVRLHRVAALNPDGTVDNTIVAHEWGHYISNRLVADSSGLVNKQGDSMGEGWGDFTALLMVTRAEDAFAPSNANWNGAYGAAEFATRGRSPDSAFFGIRRVTYSADMAKNALTFRHITDGVALPTTAPLSPGGINSEVHNSGEVWATMLWECYVSLLRVHPFEEAQRRMKSYLVNGLKMTPVAPTFLEARDAIIAAATANDPADGERFWKAFARRGAGVGAVAPDRYSTNHAGVVESYSVGSNLELVSALFADDVATGSCDKDGILDNGETGRIIVTVRNTGSTVASGSSVTMLSTTPGVTVGNGGAMRFPVIAVGEEAQVSLPVTLRGATKGQIARFTLSFRDEGQAIPGDKSHAFGLETQYDDAPATTATETVEGRTLPWDYERDTTLTPGSFQVVEFIADLNRAFFGPNLGAPGDIRLLTPPLQVSTTEPLVLTFRHAYDLEFDATGYYDGAVIELSNDGGATWVDIGDSLYNGTIISPATGKNPMKGRRAFVGTSTGFPTLASATLNLGTAYAGQTVRIRFRMGSDDAAARTGWMLDDLAFSGIVGTPFTSIVTEDGVCMNRPPVANAGEDLTANERSRVTLSGGASDVDGDTVSYGWTQVSGPAVTLTGADTSAPSFTAPEVTGDSDVVLRLTVSDGSLTASDTVTVRVLNVNRAPTVNAGLDGSASERGSYTLSGSASDADGDTLSYLWTQVSGTPVALSNYDKASATFATPEVLFDEVLTFRLTVSDGQSSVSDLVDVAIHDVNRAPVVTASSVTVDERSTATLEATASDADGDTLSYNWTQLSGSPVTLSGADTAKATFSTGEVSADSVLTFRVTVSDGRATATQDVVVNVRQVNRAPTVNAGVDGSVNERESYTLSGSASDADGDTLSYSWVQVSGTPVALTGATSASATFTAPDSASGETLTFRLTVSDGKVTASDLVSVTVNDVNRAPVVTASSVTVDERSTTTLEATASDADGDTLSYSWTQLSGTPVTLSGANTAKATFSTGEVSADSVLTFRVTVSDGRGATATQDVVVNVRQVNRAPTVNAGVDGVVNERSLYTLSGSASDADGDTLSYSWVQVSGTPVALSGATSATARFTAPETVSGETLTFRLTVGDGSTSVSDTVNVVVDTVNRAPVVTVPAVTVDERSTATLEAIASDADGDTLTYSWTQLSGTPVVLSGADTARVTFTTGEVSADSVLTFRVTVFDGFTSTSHDGVVTVRNATANRAPTVNAGVDGAVNERSLYTLSGSASDLDGDTLSYSWVQVSGTPVALTGANTVSASFTAPETASGETLSFMLTVSDGKASTSDTVSVTVNDANRAPVVTASPVTVDERSTASLVATASDADGDALTYSWTQLSGPVVTLSGANSATATFATGEVPADRVLTFRVTVSDGRGGTATRDVTVNVRNVNRAPTANAGTALSAVSQATVNLNGSGTDTDGGTLTYQWSQVGGPWVTLVGADTATPSFTAPAVRSNTDLVFRLVVRDGSLSSEPSTVTVTVSPADNQAPVARARILLSGSQASMTLDGSASSDVEGDALTYKWEQLGGSPMQLTNATQAVLSVDVPATGTYSFRLTVTDARGASHTTTVEATATLSTSTPDQGGCSSTGTGAPASVLGLALLGLLRRRRWLN; encoded by the coding sequence GTGAGAAGGTTGGTTGCCACGCTGTCAGGGTTGGCGCTGGTGTTGTCGGGTTCAGGCGCCGCGGCCCGGTCGTTGCCGAACTACGATGCACTGCAGGACGTGAAACCCACGGGCCGGAGCTTCAAGCCCGTCGAGGAGCCGGGTGCGCGCGTTGCCCATCAGGACGAGCGGACGGGCTCGCCCACGTTCGTCTGGGTCAACAAGGGCAGTGCCCCGGCGAGGCGCAGCGCGCCCTTCGCGCGCATGGCGCCTCAGGAGGCCGCCCTGGCGCAGCTCTCCGAGCACGCCAGCCTCTACGGCCTGAGCTCCTTCGAGTCGGCGGGGGCGCGGGTGCGCTCCGTCAGCCAGAACGGCCAGGGCGTCAAGGTGGTGACGCTCACCCAGGAGGCCGCGGGCCTCGAGGTCTTCCGCCAGTCGCTCCGCCTGATGCTCAACCGGAGCAATGACCTGGTGGCCGTCTCCGGCTCCCTGTCCAAGCACGTCTCCGCGGACGTGCCCGCCTCGCGCGTGCGCTTCCAGCTGACGGCCTCCGAGGCCATCTCCCTGGCCTACCGGGACCTGACCGGAAGCGGGCTGGACAAGAACCTGCTCACGCCCGTGGACACGAAGCGGGAGACGGGCCGCTACGCGTACTACGGGCTGGCCTCCTACGCGCGCCCGCTGGCCGAGCAGCTCGTCAGCCCGGCCCGTGTGAAGCAGGTGCTCTACTCCCTGCCGGACGGACTGGTGCCCGCGTACTACGTGGAGCTCAACACGGGGCGTCCGGACAGCCAGGAGTCGGACTACTACGCCTACGTCGTGTCCGCGGCCGATGGACGGCTGCTGATGCGCAACAACCTGACGTCGGACGCGGAGTTCAGCTACCGCGTCTTCGCGGACAACACGCCGCCGTACACCCCGCATGACGGCCCCGCGGGCAGCGGCGCCACGCCGCACCCCACCGGCACGCCGAACGGCTTCCGCCCGGCCTTCGTGCCGCCCTCGCTGGTCACCCTGCAGAACGCCCCCTTCAGCCAGAACGATCCCTGGCTGCCGGAGAGCGCCACGGAGACCGTCGGCAACAACGTGGACGCGTACGCGGACCTCACCTCGCCGGACTTCTACAACGCCGGCGATCTGCGCCCCTCGCTCACCGCTCCGGGCGTGTTCGACCGGACCATGCGCTTCGACATCCAGCCGAACGCCGATGCGGAGCAGATCGCCGCGGCCACCACCAGCCTGTTCTACCTGAACAACTGGCTGCACGACTGGTTCTACGACTCGGGCTTCGACGAGGCCTCCGGCAACGCGCAGACCGACAACTACGGCCGCGGTGGCGAGGGCGGTGACGCCATCCACGCGCAGGCGCAGGACTACAGCGGCCTCAACAACGCCAACATGGCCACGCCGGCGGACGGCGAGTCCCCGCGCATGCAGATGTATCTCTTCAGCGGCCGCGACGCGCGGGTGACGGTGAACGCGCCCGAGAGCATCGCACAGGTCATCGCGGCGGGCATCGCCGCCTTCGGCCCGCAGGTCTTCGACGTCACGGGCGACGTGGTGGCGGCCCTGGACGGCGTCGGCACCAGCACCGACGCGTGCACCGCGCTGTCGAACGCGGCCGAGGTGGCCGGGAAGATCGCCCTGGTGGACCGTGGCGCGTGTGACTTCACGGTCAAGGTGATGAACGCGCAGAGCGCGGGGGCCACCGGCGTCATCGTCGTGGACAACGCGGAGGGCTACATCGCGAACATGACGGGCTCCTCCACCACCATCACCATCCCCACGCTGCGCCTCACGAAGGCGGAGGGCAAGGTGCTGCGCGACGCCACCGGGGTCAACGTGCGGCTGCACCGTGTAGCGGCCCTGAATCCGGACGGCACGGTGGACAACACCATCGTGGCGCACGAGTGGGGCCACTACATCAGCAACCGCCTCGTCGCGGACTCGTCCGGCCTGGTCAACAAGCAGGGCGACTCCATGGGCGAGGGCTGGGGTGACTTCACCGCGCTGCTGATGGTGACGCGCGCGGAGGACGCCTTCGCCCCCTCCAATGCGAACTGGAACGGCGCCTACGGCGCGGCCGAGTTCGCGACGCGTGGCAGATCCCCGGACTCCGCCTTCTTCGGCATCCGCCGCGTGACGTACTCGGCGGACATGGCGAAGAACGCCCTGACGTTCCGCCACATCACCGATGGCGTGGCACTGCCCACCACGGCGCCCCTGTCTCCGGGTGGCATCAACTCGGAGGTCCACAATTCCGGCGAGGTGTGGGCCACCATGCTGTGGGAGTGCTACGTGTCGCTGCTGCGTGTGCATCCGTTCGAGGAGGCGCAGCGCCGCATGAAGAGCTACCTGGTCAACGGGCTCAAGATGACGCCGGTGGCCCCCACCTTCCTGGAGGCGCGTGACGCGATCATCGCAGCGGCCACCGCCAACGACCCGGCCGACGGCGAGCGCTTCTGGAAGGCCTTCGCGCGGCGCGGCGCGGGCGTGGGCGCGGTGGCTCCGGACCGCTACTCCACCAACCACGCCGGTGTGGTGGAGAGCTACAGCGTCGGGTCGAACCTGGAGCTCGTCTCCGCCCTGTTCGCCGACGACGTCGCGACCGGCTCCTGCGACAAGGACGGCATCCTGGACAACGGGGAGACGGGCCGCATCATCGTCACCGTGCGCAACACGGGCTCGACGGTGGCCAGCGGCTCCAGCGTCACCATGCTCTCCACCACTCCGGGCGTGACGGTGGGCAATGGGGGCGCCATGCGCTTCCCGGTGATTGCCGTGGGCGAGGAGGCACAGGTGTCCCTGCCCGTGACACTCCGCGGCGCGACGAAGGGCCAGATCGCCCGCTTCACCCTGTCCTTCCGGGACGAGGGCCAGGCGATTCCGGGAGACAAGAGCCACGCGTTCGGTCTCGAGACCCAGTACGACGATGCGCCGGCCACCACCGCCACGGAGACCGTGGAGGGAAGGACGCTGCCGTGGGACTACGAGCGTGACACCACGCTGACCCCGGGCTCCTTCCAGGTCGTCGAGTTCATCGCGGACCTCAACCGGGCCTTCTTCGGCCCCAACCTGGGCGCCCCGGGTGACATCCGCCTCCTCACCCCACCGCTCCAGGTGAGCACCACGGAGCCGCTCGTCCTCACCTTCCGTCACGCGTATGACCTCGAGTTCGACGCCACCGGCTACTACGACGGTGCCGTCATCGAGCTCTCCAACGATGGAGGGGCGACGTGGGTGGACATCGGTGACTCGCTGTACAACGGCACGATCATCAGCCCCGCGACGGGCAAGAACCCGATGAAGGGCCGCCGCGCCTTCGTGGGAACCTCCACGGGCTTCCCCACGCTCGCGTCCGCGACGCTGAACCTGGGCACGGCCTACGCGGGCCAGACGGTGCGGATCCGCTTCCGCATGGGCTCCGACGACGCCGCGGCGCGCACGGGCTGGATGCTGGATGACCTGGCCTTCAGCGGCATCGTCGGCACGCCGTTCACGAGCATCGTCACCGAGGACGGCGTGTGCATGAACCGTCCGCCCGTGGCCAACGCGGGCGAGGACCTGACGGCGAACGAGCGCTCGCGCGTGACGCTGTCCGGCGGCGCGTCGGACGTGGATGGTGACACCGTGAGCTACGGCTGGACGCAGGTGTCCGGCCCGGCGGTGACGCTCACGGGCGCCGATACGAGCGCTCCGTCCTTCACGGCCCCCGAGGTGACCGGTGACAGCGACGTGGTGCTGCGGCTGACCGTCAGCGACGGCAGCCTCACCGCCAGCGACACCGTGACGGTGCGTGTGTTGAACGTCAACCGCGCGCCCACCGTGAACGCGGGCCTGGATGGCTCGGCCAGCGAGCGCGGTAGCTACACGCTGTCCGGCTCCGCGAGCGACGCGGATGGAGACACCCTCAGCTACCTCTGGACGCAGGTGTCCGGCACGCCGGTGGCGTTGAGCAACTACGACAAGGCGTCCGCCACCTTCGCCACGCCGGAGGTGCTCTTCGACGAGGTGCTCACCTTCCGCCTGACGGTGAGCGACGGCCAGAGCAGCGTCAGCGACCTGGTGGACGTGGCCATCCACGACGTGAACCGCGCGCCGGTGGTGACGGCGTCCTCGGTGACGGTGGATGAGCGCAGCACCGCCACCCTCGAGGCCACCGCCTCGGACGCGGATGGTGACACGCTGAGCTACAACTGGACGCAGCTGTCCGGCTCGCCGGTGACGCTCTCCGGTGCCGACACGGCCAAGGCCACCTTCTCCACGGGCGAGGTGAGCGCCGACAGCGTGCTCACCTTCCGCGTGACGGTGAGCGACGGCCGGGCCACGGCCACCCAGGACGTGGTGGTGAACGTGCGCCAGGTCAACCGCGCGCCCACGGTGAACGCGGGCGTGGATGGCTCCGTGAACGAGCGCGAGTCCTACACGCTCTCCGGCTCCGCCAGCGACGCGGACGGGGACACGCTCAGCTACAGCTGGGTGCAGGTGTCCGGCACGCCGGTGGCGCTGACCGGTGCCACCTCGGCCTCCGCCACCTTCACCGCGCCGGACTCGGCTTCCGGTGAGACGCTCACCTTCCGCCTGACGGTGAGCGACGGCAAGGTGACCGCCAGCGACCTGGTGAGCGTGACGGTCAACGACGTGAACCGCGCGCCGGTGGTGACGGCGTCCTCGGTGACGGTGGACGAGCGCAGCACCACCACGCTCGAGGCCACCGCCTCGGACGCGGACGGGGACACCCTGAGCTACAGCTGGACGCAGCTGTCCGGCACGCCGGTGACGCTCTCCGGGGCCAACACGGCCAAGGCCACCTTCTCCACGGGCGAGGTGAGCGCCGACAGCGTGCTCACCTTCCGCGTGACGGTGAGCGACGGCCGCGGCGCCACGGCCACCCAGGACGTGGTGGTGAACGTGCGCCAGGTCAACCGCGCGCCCACGGTGAACGCGGGTGTGGACGGCGTCGTGAACGAGCGGAGCCTCTACACGCTCTCCGGTTCCGCCAGCGACGCGGACGGGGACACGCTCAGCTACAGCTGGGTGCAGGTGTCCGGCACGCCGGTGGCGCTGTCCGGTGCCACCTCGGCGACGGCCCGCTTCACCGCGCCGGAGACGGTCTCCGGTGAGACGCTCACCTTCCGCCTGACGGTGGGCGACGGCTCCACCAGCGTCAGCGACACGGTGAACGTGGTGGTCGACACGGTGAACCGCGCGCCGGTGGTGACGGTGCCCGCGGTGACGGTGGACGAGCGCAGCACCGCCACGCTCGAGGCCATCGCCTCGGACGCGGACGGGGACACGCTCACCTATAGCTGGACGCAGCTGTCCGGCACGCCAGTGGTGCTCTCCGGTGCCGACACGGCCAGGGTCACCTTCACCACGGGCGAGGTGAGCGCCGACAGCGTGCTCACCTTCCGTGTGACGGTGTTCGACGGCTTCACCAGCACCAGCCACGATGGGGTGGTGACGGTGCGCAACGCCACCGCCAACCGCGCGCCCACGGTGAACGCGGGTGTGGACGGCGCCGTGAACGAGCGGAGCCTCTACACGCTGAGCGGCTCCGCGAGCGACCTGGACGGGGACACGCTGAGCTACAGCTGGGTGCAGGTGTCCGGTACCCCGGTGGCGCTGACCGGTGCCAACACGGTGTCCGCCAGCTTCACCGCGCCGGAGACGGCTTCCGGCGAGACGCTCTCCTTCATGCTGACGGTGAGCGACGGCAAGGCGAGCACCAGCGACACGGTGAGCGTGACGGTCAACGACGCGAACCGCGCGCCGGTGGTGACGGCGTCTCCGGTGACGGTGGACGAGCGGAGCACCGCCTCCCTCGTGGCCACCGCCTCGGACGCGGACGGAGATGCGCTGACCTACAGCTGGACGCAACTGTCCGGCCCGGTGGTCACCCTCTCCGGCGCCAACTCCGCGACGGCCACCTTCGCCACCGGCGAGGTGCCCGCCGACCGAGTGCTCACCTTCCGCGTGACGGTGAGCGACGGCCGGGGTGGCACCGCCACCCGTGACGTGACGGTGAACGTGCGCAACGTCAACCGTGCGCCCACGGCCAACGCCGGCACCGCGCTCTCCGCGGTGTCCCAGGCCACCGTCAACCTCAACGGCAGCGGCACGGATACCGACGGCGGCACCCTGACGTACCAGTGGTCGCAGGTGGGTGGCCCGTGGGTGACGCTGGTGGGGGCGGACACCGCCACGCCGTCCTTCACCGCTCCGGCCGTGAGGTCCAACACCGACCTCGTCTTCCGGCTGGTGGTGCGCGATGGCTCGCTCTCCAGCGAGCCCTCCACGGTGACGGTCACCGTCTCGCCCGCCGACAATCAGGCCCCCGTGGCCCGGGCCCGCATCCTCCTCTCTGGCAGCCAGGCGTCGATGACACTCGATGGCTCGGCTTCCAGCGATGTGGAGGGGGACGCGCTCACCTACAAGTGGGAGCAGCTCGGCGGCTCGCCCATGCAGCTCACCAACGCCACCCAGGCGGTGCTGAGCGTGGACGTGCCCGCGACGGGTACCTACAGCTTCCGTCTCACCGTGACGGATGCCCGCGGTGCCTCGCACACCACCACCGTGGAGGCCACGGCCACGCTGTCCACCTCCACGCCGGACCAGGGCGGCTGCTCCTCCACCGGCACGGGCGCCCCGGCCAGCGTGCTCGGCCTGGCGCTCCTCGGCCTGCTGCGCCGCCGCCGCTGGCTGAACTGA